The segment ATTGAAGAGATTAAAAgggcttctttttctttattttcagagTTCTTAACTTAGCAGACACAGATGTGACTGACATTGGTATATCAAGCTTATGCCACGACCTGAGGGTGTCTCAGAAAACACACATATCAAGATCTTTGCTGAAGATAGATCTATATGGAACAGTGGTAACTCCTAAAGGGATTCAGTGTGCCTTGATTAATATGCCCAATTTAAAGGAGATTGTGCATTCTACTGTGTTATTTTCAGTGTCCAAGCTAGTTGAAAGTAGACAGAGAATGGCTGAAGAAGCATCAGTCCTTGGTGGTGTCGTACCAGAGTTGGGGCCCCTGCAGCTACGAGCCCTGCAGAGTGATGAATTTGGCAGTGGAGTCTTTGGGGATTTTGCAGATGGAGAACACATTACCTCTGCCTTGAAGGTTTGTCCCTCAGTTCAGTATCTGTACCTTAGAGATATTAGTAATGTGAAGAGTAACACTTTCTTACCTATTTTAAATCTAGAGAATGTGATAGATCTAGTATTGACATTGACTGAGGAAGTTCATGTTGATTTCTATAAAGAAATTATGCCTCTTCTTCAACGCCATGGAGAGAGCTTACGACGTCTGCATTTACAGAATGTGCAAAAAATTAATGTAGAGGTTATAGGTCATTTGTGCCCAGAACTGCATACTCTGGAGCTTGATGGGAATAATACCTACTGCCATAGTAACCTTGTATCTAAAGAGTTCAAAAACAAAAAGGTCAAGCCAACTTTCAGTCACCTCAAGAGTGTCATCTTAAACCGTGTTCCAAATGACATTGTGGAATCTATAGAGTTCCAAATTCCAGCAGAGTGCCTGAGATTAACACTTGGATCCCCTCTGTTGGAAAAGGTTTCTGTGATGGGTCAGGATCTTCTCACCAATGAAATTCTTTTAGACGTCATGCATACAACAAAACTTCCTCATCTTGGTTTTCTTAGTTTTACACTCTGCAATAGCATAGACAGTGCACCAATTTGGACATTACTTCATCTGAACAACCCGCTTTCTGAGTTAAATCTTATCGATTGTCAAGAGATAACATTTGGTGATTATAATGGGTTCAAGAAATATGTGAAGAAGAACAAATTTGCATTAAAAATTTCATGGGCATGATGTGCTTTCTGATGAACAATACGAGTAAGTGAACAAAAGCTGAAATTATGTGTAAAGGAGACATCATACCCTTTATATGAAAATTGTCAAGCGAAAAAATTGGTAATAGTAAGCTAAACAGATTTCAATATTCATTTATTGGatcttaacatttttatttatgaaaaaGAGTTTTAAGATGTATTATATTGGTAGCATTTGTGTAATGAATCATTTCTTATTAGTGTGTAATGTGACTGTACAAAATATTGATTAAATTGCAAGGATAAATAGATTTCCTTGCATTTGTAGTCATATATTCATGCTCACTATCATATGTCTCCTTATACTCATATactgcctgccccccccctctctctctatactctctctctttatactctctctctatacactctctctctatacactctctctctatacactctctctctatacactctctctctatacactctctctctatacactctctctctatacactctctctctatacactctctctctatacactctctctctatacactctctctctatacactctCTTCTATACACTCTctctatacactctctctctatactacCTCTctctatacactctctctctttacactctctctctatacactctctctatacactctctctctatacactctctctatacactctctctctatacactctCCTCTCTATACACTTCTCTATAcactttctctcatactctctttctctctctctctctctctctctctctctctctctcctctctctctctctctctctctctctctctctctgtctctctctctctcctctcctctctctctctcctctccctctctccctctctctttcgttctttctcctctccctctctctcttttctcccctccctctctttctctttctcctctctccctctctctctttcctcctctccctctctctctctctctcctctccccctctcccccctctctcctctctctcttctctttctcctctcctgctctctctctctctctctctctctctctctctctctctctctctctctctctctctctctctctctctctctctctctctctctctctctctctctctctgtctctctctctctctctcctctctcctctctgtcctctctctctcctctctcctctctctctctctctcgctctctctctctctctctctctctctctctctctctctctctctctctctctctctctctctctctctctctctctctctctctctctctctctctctctccctctttcactctcctctccctctctctctctctctctcctctctctctctctctctctcctctctctctctctctctctctcctctctctcatctctctctctttttctccctctctctctctctttctctccctccccctctctctctccctccctctctctctctccccctctctctctctctctctctctctctctctctctctctctctctctctctctctctctctctctctctccctctctctctctctctctctctctctctctcttctccctctctctctctctttctctctctctctctctctctctctctctctctctctctctctctctctctctctctctttctctctttctctctctctctctctctctctctctctctctctctctctctctctctctctctctctctctctctctctctctctctctctctctctctctctctctctcccttcctctctcctctccctctccctctccctctctctctctctcatctctctccctctctctcctctccctctccctcctccctcccctcctccctccctctctcctctccctctctctcctcctcctcctctccctcccactctctccctccctccctctctgtcctctccctccctcccccctctctcctctccctccctctctctcctcttccctccctccctccctccctccctccctcccttcctccctcctccctccctccctctccctcctctccctccctctctccctctcctccttctccttccctctctcctcctctcctttttccctctctctctctcccttcctctctcctctccctccctctctctctctctctctctctctctctctctctctctctctctctctctctctctctctctctctctctctctctctctctctctctctccttcctctctcctctccctccctctctctctctctccttcctctctcctctccctctctctcccttccttctcttcatccctcctttcatATAAGTGAAGAAACaaattaaatatatgtgtttgaatAGTTATACAGACTTACTTTTCCTTATGAATGAAGTAAATGGTTATGATAAGTGGGGCAAGTCATTaagatttatattgatatttatatttcacTGTGTAAAATTTGTATAGGCCTTTGTGAACATGGCTTTTTAGAATATCCAAATGAAGTAACTCCTTTTTCCATGCTTGTAAGCATACCAGCTTGTTCCGTAAATGGCCCTGGAGGTGGGAAGGTTCAACAACACAGTCGGTACATTTGGGATTGTAAACCTTGTGTTTAACTTACAATAGTTTGGCTGTCAATTCTTCTTCCAATTTTCTTACCCAACAGTTGATTTCATCCTTAGGGTATATATGTTTTAGAATGGAATGTTAACTTTTTTTCTTAAGCTCTTGTCTGTCAATTGCTGattgtggctgttttctttttcatatacatatatatatatatatatatatatatatatatatatatatatatatatatatatatatatatatatatatatatatatatatatatatatatatatatatatatatatatatatatatatatatatatatatatatatatatatatatatatatatatatatatacatatatgtatatatatatacatatatatatatatatagagagagagagagagagagagagagagagagagagagagagagagagagagagagagagagagagagagagagagagagagagagagagagagagagagagagagagagagagagagagagagagagagagagagagagagagagagagagagagagagagagagagagagagagagagagaaagagagagaaagagagagagagagagatttagagagagaaagagagagagagagagagagagagagagagagagagagagagagagagagagagagagagagagagagagagggagagagagagagagatagatagatagatagatagatagatagatagatagatagatagatagatagatagatagatagatagatagatatattgatatctatatatatacacgtatacatatatatatgtatatatatacacacacacccacacacacatgtgtatatatatatatacatatatatatatatatatatatatatatatatatatatatatatatatatatacatatatatatatatatatatatatctatatatatctatatatatatatatatatatatatatatatatatatatatatatatatatataattctgtgtatatatatacatatatatatatacgcatgtgtgtgtgtgtgtgtgtgtgtgtatatatatatatatatatatatatatatatatatatatatatatatatatatatatatatatatatatatatatatatatatatatatatatatatatatatatatatatatatatatatatgtacacatatatatatacatatatatatatatatatatatatatatatatatatatatatatatatatatatatatatatatatatatatatatacaagaattaagaaaaagactTGAGGCTGATTCctcaaaaaaaagattaagaaatcttctttttttcttttctttttttcttttttcataccaGAAAAAAACTTGTCTCAGTCTTTGTCCAATCTCAAAAACCATATTACTTGAAAATGATATCTCAATGCTACTTaaaactcatatatatgtgtgtgtgtgtgtgtgtgtgtgtgtgtgtgtgtgtgtgtgtgtgtgtgtgtgtgtgtatgtgtgtgtgtgtgtgtgtgtgtgtgtgtgtgtgtgtgtatgtgtatgtgtatgtgtatgtgtgtgtgtgtgtgtgtgtgtgtgtgtatgtgtgtgtgtgtgtgtgtgtgtgtgtgtgtgtgtgtgtgtgtatgtgtatgtgtatgtgtatgtgtatgtatatatgtatatatatatatatatttatatatattatatatatatatatatgttttacatatatatatttatatatatattatatatataattatatatattatatatatatatatttatatatataatatatattatatttatataattatatatatataattatttatatatacaaatatatatatatatatatatatatatatatatatgtgtcttatgaatatataaacctctttgttcggggatcgatcccgcgccgccagatcgtgaagcgactgctctatccattactccaccactcaacaaaagtattgtgcaaccaggtgcaatctagcgccatggattttacctaactactcatacctgagtaagtatagcgagattttacacacaatccccgggatcgatccccgaacagagatgtttatatattcatgataaaaatgcggtagtgcattgtttccatctttcattaatatatatatatatatatatatatatatatatatatatatatgtatatatataatgtatgtatgtatttatatatatgtatatatatatgtgtctacatgtatatttttatatatatatatgtatatatgtatttatgtataagcatatgtatatgcttttatatatgtatttatatatatatttatatatatgtttatattatatatatatatatatatatatatatatatatatacatatatatatatatatatatatatatatatatatatatatatatatatatatatattatataatttgttAATGTGTTCATATTTGCAACTTTTGTATGCCTCAAGTAATCCAGGGCCAATATGAAAATCTGGGGCAGGACCGTTCCATGGATGATTGTATTTAAATCATGTCTTTAGTGCACAACATCACAAAACATATGTGTGCCATTGAAAAGTCTTCCGCAGCTGCCACCAAGTGCCCTACGTAGCCGTAAAACTTTGTTACGTGTTATACAATCTATTCCGTGCATGTCTGAGCTACTTCTTGGTGGTTGCTGTTTATTTCTGCCAGTTATCCCAGATCCAATACTCATGAAACCAATCCAAAGCTAAGCTTTTGTAAGAGTGAAGAATCTTTAAGTAGCCATACCAATCACTTCATGAACTACAAATGAGTAGAAATATGGATAACAAATGGCAAAAAGTCTCATAACCTTATGTTAACCCCCTTGCCCAAAATAGTCCCTGTAAGCTCCAGCTCTATGAGGGTAATATCTCTCTTCCGCACAAGTAATCATGTGAAAGACACAGCCACCTCATTCTCCCAGGGCTCCTACAATGCTAGTTGTAAATGAAGAAAGTCAGGCACAGATTATTTTGCACAAATGTGCTGAACTTTCTCGACTTTAGAATGTGCAATACCTTGCTGCTATAGGGTAGGTGTACTCCATAATATTGACCATGGTATGAACAGATGTATGGAAGTAGTAAGCAAAACCCCCCAAAAGTctataacaattacaatagtatTTACAACCCTTCATTTCAGCATTACTGGAAGGAGGTTTGTGACAGCCAATTAGTTGACTAAGTCTTGAATTAGAGACTAAAAGCATTAGAAAATGATTAAAAGTTACTTTATTGCATATTGATTTAAGGAAGTTTATCTCTATGCGGAATGTCTCACTCTCAGTATTGTTATCCTTTGTATTTGTAGCATTTTTATTTTAGGGTTTCACTTCTCAAGGCTCAACTTACATCCTGTGGGTTCTTGATTGCTCTGATGTGGATTAAAAGAGAGGGGCTTTGCATGACCTGTTTGATTTTGggttatatcatcattatgaattgaTTAAACATGGGGGGGGGGACTGTCTATTTGTAAGGGGCACACTTTTTTGAGCATTCATTTTCACCATCCAGATTTGAATTAGTATGGAGacatttatattaattattatagctTTCCCATTTTTTATAAAAAAGAATTTAGATTCTTTTTGTTCTAATCTATTGTATATTTGGTAGGTGCAAGTTGTAAAGCTCTATCTACCTTAGAAATGAATCCTGAAGATTGTAATTTTGAAtcctttgctttcatttttaACAATTATAGAGTTGCCTGATAGTATAGTCATTTAAGCTGTGTCTCGGGCAGTATATATGAAGAGTACATGAAAGGTTGCTTTAATACATGGCACATTTTTGGTTACTATAATGGAAATCATTCTGATGACAAGCTTATATAATGTAAACATTGGCATAGCTCTAGCAGACACATTTTGTTCCATATTTTATACTCTTACAACTTTGCCCCAAACATACACAGCTCAAACGTAAATTTTGCTTTGCACTTTGCAAAAAATGCAAGTCACCCTTTTTTAAAACATAGTCCATGTTATTGGCCATGatcaacaaaacaaatgaaatcaCCTAAAGATTTAGATGGTTTCTTGGAATGGATATTTTCTCACAGAAACTTGTATCAAGGCCCAATAATCACAGAAGCTTTGGGTATTATGcattaatttattttatgtatggCCATTGCAGAACAATTTCCTTAAAGTTGAATAGTAAACAAACAGGgcatcttgttatttttcttacttaatataatttaataataagtGTTTCAGTTATGACGAGAAATTGGTGATTTTGTAACCATACAGTTTTGAGACATTAATTTGAGGTAATGTATTATGAGTATTATAAtagtattttgtgttttttacaAGATACTTTGATTTAAAAAGTCATTAAAATCTTAGATAGTTTAAATGATGAatgtactgtatataaatatatctgttataataaaaatataatacttAATGAGACAAAgctattcatatgtttattttaaTATAGTTTTTGTAGTCTTAGTGGATTATGAAGAAAGGAAATTACATATCTGCAACATTCACTCTTTGTATTGGTTTTACTGTGATACTCTAAATAAGACATTAAAATCATACTAGTAATATGATACCTACACAATTTACTTGTGAGAACAAAGAAGTGAGccattatttatatatcacaaaATGTTGCACATTGATATTCTCAGTAATAAAATTGATTTTCCCTAATAGTATCCTTTGTAACCCTTTCAGATAAGTCTGTTAATTTATAGAATGCAGCAGAAATTTAAGCAAGAGTTAGCCTTGAAGGTCATGGCATTGTTTCACTCCATTGTTTGGTTTCAAGAATGCCATGTGCAATATTTAGCCACAGGTAATAACTAATGTCCTTAGATTACCTTTTACTTTCCTGCTATGGTATGAACAGTTTCCTGATGATGTTATGCAAGTAGAAAATGAAATATCTCAAAACCAATGCATACACCTGGTTAGTGAGTTGATAATGcacatttcttttattctacttTAATGATGAGAAACTttggtatatacatttatgcatagcACTTGCAGCACTCCTGCATCCCCTTTTCAGTACACATCttggataaataaaagaaacatgagaataaaaatacttatatttTACATAAGTTCCAGTACTGATAAATATTCAGAGGCATAAATTACCTATTCCACACATTGTATAAATGATATTTCCTTGCATTTCTTTATGGCAGAGGGTTTAATAATAAAGAGCacattacaaatacaaatatattgcATTTTTGCACAGATATCACCTCATAATTCAAATTTTCACATATGACACTTTTTAACGTATCTAAAATTTTGTAATTTGATGTTTCTTTCTATGATGTTATGTATTCGGAATGTTCTTTAGTGCATATAATACTTCGCTTTACTCTGTTCAATGTCTGAAAATTTGACCCTCAAATGATTTCTCTGTGTGCTAGTTATTCAAAATGTTCTTTTCTGCATGTAACACATTTAAATTTCCTTCTGACAAGACATGTCATTCCAACCACCACCCAAAAAAGGCCGTCACTTCTTTTCTCACTCGctgtttatattttctcttcattccctgATCTTCGTAGCCTGTCTTCGTCCGCACTACGTAGGCGTGGAGAACCGTCCAGCGAAGAGTGTTACTCCGAGAACCTTGTTGTAGATGAGGAAAACGAACGGCCGGTTGCACACGAACGACTTGTGCCCGATGCCCACTCTCGTGTTGATCAGTCCTGTGTGTGCAGTTTTAGATAGagaacatatatgttatatacacctTTATTACATCTACATATTGTATCTAATAATTGGTGTCCGTCCCCAATCCTC is part of the Penaeus vannamei isolate JL-2024 chromosome 19, ASM4276789v1, whole genome shotgun sequence genome and harbors:
- the LOC113799946 gene encoding uncharacterized protein, whose protein sequence is MPQPRPPGSLKEQCVRNITVNIDSFWCQDYIKNWLDQSKSLIFVLGPFEDLPSTLIELIIEELNASGKLRKHHLHLLLLYHLERLKLSRETSEFSYILSLLAQRCKKLRHLGLKSRNLPRKMVNEIFINLELLQTVDLSMTNVADQTLSVIGAYSKHIRVLNLADTDVTDIGISSLCHDLRVSQKTHISRSLLKIDLYGTVVTPKGIQCALINMPNLKEIVHSTVLFSVSKLVESRQRMAEEASVLGGVVPELGPLQLRALQSDEFGSGVFGDFADGEHITSALKVCPSVQYLYLRDISNVKSNTFLPILNLENVIDLVLTLTEEVHVDFYKEIMPLLQRHGESLRRLHLQNVQKINVEVIGHLCPELHTLELDGNNTYCHSNLVSKEFKNKKVKPTFSHLKSVILNRVPNDIVESIEFQIPAECLRLTLGSPLLEKVSVMGQDLLTNEILLDVMHTTKLPHLGFLSFTLCNSIDSAPIWTLLHLNNPLSELNLIDCQEITFGDYNGFKKYVKKNKFALKISWA